A genome region from Macrotis lagotis isolate mMagLag1 chromosome 4, bilby.v1.9.chrom.fasta, whole genome shotgun sequence includes the following:
- the LOC141519987 gene encoding pituitary tumor-transforming gene 1 protein-interacting protein-like, with product MELQGPAWPALLGPLLLLLLPLLSPAGPVVAAQSTACTECLKNVSCFWCNTNKACLDYPVHNILPPSSLCQLSSARWGVCCVNFVNFEALIITMSVVGGALLLGLTIRCCYCCRKRKNQSRPDKEEERAAREREEGKVGQEERRAEMKSRHEEIRKTYGLFKEQNPYARFEK from the coding sequence ATGGAGCTCCAGGGCCCGGCTTGGCCGGCACTTCTCGGgccgctgctgctgctactgctgccgCTCCTGTCCCCGGCCGGGCCGGTCGTGGCCGCCCAGAGCACGGCCTGTACCGAATGCCTGAAGAACGTCTCGTGTTTTTGGTGCAATACTAACAAAGCCTGCCTGGATTATCCTGTCCATAACATCCTGCCACCCTCCTCCCTTTGTCAACTGAGCTCTGCCAGATGGGGTGTGTGCTGCGTTAACTTCGTTAACTTCGAAGCCTTGATCATCACCATGTCAGTGGTGGGAGGAGCCCTCCTCTTGGGCCTCACAATCCGCTGCTGCTACTGCTGTAGGAAAAGGAAGAACCAAAGCAGGCCAGATAAAGAAGAAGAGCGTGctgcaagagagagagaagaagggaaagtaGGGCAAGAGGAAAGGAGAGCAGAGATGAAGTCCAGacatgaagaaatcaggaaaacatATGGGCTGTTTAAAGAACAGAACCCATACGCCAGATTTGAGAAGTAG